Proteins encoded by one window of Lathyrus oleraceus cultivar Zhongwan6 chromosome 1, CAAS_Psat_ZW6_1.0, whole genome shotgun sequence:
- the LOC127078534 gene encoding probable aspartic proteinase GIP2, with amino-acid sequence MASLSIFLPLFFSLLSVTSSSPNTLLLPITKDPTTQQYLTTISHGTPFVSTNVVVDLSGSVFWLNCPSRKSSSLFIIPHRSLQCLTAKSHSQTWPIDQDQHTPCEILPKNTITGKVSTEGILVEDVLELKSTKDSIFQPTLDFFFACSTSLLLNGLSNDAKGIVGFGRSRTSFSSQFFNSVDSQRKITFCLSSTSGIVLLGQNNVLESEIFRSLTFTPLVTNQNNEYFINVNSIKIGGKKVSFNPPSLSQEGYSYEGGTKLSSVVPYTTMQSSIYANFKSAFLKAALSMNMSRVVTSVSPFEICFDSKGVDESQAGPNVPVIDFVLQSEMVKWRIYGRNSMVRVNDDVMCLGILDGGDEQKNPIVIGGYQMEDVLVQLDFESSMVGFSSSLLIKDTSCSSFRFGSMDVQFQSS; translated from the coding sequence atGGCTTCTCTCTCTATTTTCCTTCCTCTCTTTTTCTCTCTCCTCTCCGTTACTTCTTCCTCCCCAAATACCCTCCTCCTCCCAATCACAAAAGATCCCACAACACAACAATACTTAACAACAATTTCTCATGGCACACCTTTTGTTTCTACCAACGTTGTCGTTGATCTCAGTGGTTCAGTTTTCTGGCTCAATTGTCCTTCCAGAAAATCTTCTTCTCTCTTTATAATTCCTCACCGTTCTCTTCAATGTCTCACTGCAAAAAGCCACTCCCAAACATGGCCTATAGATCAAGATCAACACACCCCTTGTGAAATTCTTCCCAAAAACACCATCACAGGGAAAGTGTCAACTGAAGGAATTCTTGTTGAAGATGTTCTGGAACTGAAGTCAACCAAAGATTCAATTTTTCAACCTACCCTTGACTTTTTCTTTGCCTGTTCAACTTCTCTTCTCTTGAATGGGTTATCTAATGATGCTAAAGGCATTGTTGGGTTTGGTAGATCTAGAACTTCTTTTTCATCACAGTTTTTTAATTCAGTTGATTCACAGAGAAAAATCACTTTTTGTCTCTCTTCTACTTCTGGGATTGTTCTACTTGGTCAAAACAACGTTTTAGAATCTGAGATTTTCAGATCTTTAACATTCACACCACTTGTCACCAACCAAAACAACGAATATTTCATCAACGTTAACTCCATCAAAATCGGTGGCAAAAAGGTCTCTTTCAACCCTCCATCTTTGTCTCAAGAGGGTTATAGTTATGAGGGTGGAACTAAGCTGAGTTCTGTTGTGCCTTATACAACCATGCAAAGTTCAATCTATGCAAATTTCAAAAGTGCTTTTCTTAAAGCTGCTTTATCTATGAACATGTCTAGAGTAGTAACTTCAGTGTCCCCGTTTGAAATTTGTTTTGATTCTAAAGGAGTTGATGAGTCACAAGCCGGTCCTAATGTGCCTGTTATTGATTTTGTTCTACAAAGTGAGATGGTGAAATGGAGAATTTATGGAAGAAACTCAATGGTGAGAGTGAATGATGATGTTATGTGTTTAGGAATTTTGGATGGTGGTGATGAACAGAAGAATCCTATTGTGATTGGAGGGTATCAAatggaagatgttttggttcaattGGATTTTGAGAGTTCTATGGTTGGATTTAGTTCTTCGCTTTTGATTAAGGATACTAGTTGTTCTAGTTTTAGATTTGGTTCCATGGATGTTCAATTTCAATCTAGTTGA